TTAAACAAATAAATGCTAGCCCTTTACTTGAGGTTGAGTATTTTGAATTAGCCAACGCTAAAACGTTGATGCCCATTGACCAGTGGCATAGTGATGAGCCAGCTGTGGGCTGCATTGCTGTGAAGGCTGGCGAAGTTCGCCTAATTGATAATGTTAAGTTTGACTCAAAATAATCCGAAATGCAAATTGATGTTTTAAAGTCAAAAATCCATATGGTTTCTATTTCCGAGGCCAACCTGCACTATATCGGGAGTATAACCATTGACGAAGATTTGATGGATGCAGCCAACCTAATTGAAAACGAAAAGGTTCATGTTGTTAACGTTAACAACGGTGAGCGTCTCGAAACGTATGTGATTAAAGGAGAAAGAGGTTCTGGAAAAATTTGCATGAATGGTCCTGCTGCCAGAAAATGCATAGTGGGTGATGTTGT
Above is a window of Williamwhitmania sp. DNA encoding:
- the panD gene encoding aspartate 1-decarboxylase — encoded protein: MQIDVLKSKIHMVSISEANLHYIGSITIDEDLMDAANLIENEKVHVVNVNNGERLETYVIKGERGSGKICMNGPAARKCIVGDVVIIISYATMEFEEAKRFKPTVIFPDTQSNSLI